Proteins encoded by one window of Chryseobacterium sp. POL2:
- the rpsQ gene encoding 30S ribosomal protein S17, whose product MERNLRKERIGVVSSNKMEKTIVVSETMKMKHPMYGKFVLKTKKYTAHDENNECNEGDTVLISETRPLSKSKRWRLVRIIERAK is encoded by the coding sequence ATGGAAAGAAATTTAAGAAAAGAAAGAATCGGAGTTGTTTCCAGCAACAAAATGGAAAAAACCATTGTTGTTAGTGAGACCATGAAAATGAAGCACCCGATGTACGGTAAATTCGTTTTGAAAACGAAAAAATATACCGCACACGACGAGAACAACGAGTGCAACGAAGGGGACACTGTTTTAATTTCTGAAACAAGACCTTTGAGCAAGAGCAAAAGATGGAGATTAGTAAGAATCATAGAAAGAGCTAAGTAA
- the rplW gene encoding 50S ribosomal protein L23 — MSVIIKPIISEKANYLTDLRGAYSFLVDTRANKIQIKAAVEAAYGVKVADVRTMIYAPKVSSKYTKKGLQVGKTNKLKKAVITLAAGEVIDIFAVN, encoded by the coding sequence ATGTCAGTTATAATTAAACCAATTATCTCAGAAAAAGCGAACTATCTTACAGATTTGAGAGGTGCTTATTCTTTCCTAGTTGATACTAGAGCGAATAAAATCCAAATCAAAGCAGCGGTAGAAGCAGCTTACGGTGTTAAAGTGGCAGACGTTAGAACCATGATTTATGCGCCTAAAGTCTCTTCAAAATATACAAAAAAAGGATTACAAGTTGGTAAAACCAACAAATTGAAGAAAGCTGTTATCACTTTAGCAGCTGGAGAAGTAATCGATATTTTTGCAGTAAATTAA
- a CDS encoding class I SAM-dependent methyltransferase encodes MTTDNNYIEINKASWNNRLDTHLKSEFYNLKGFLKGESSLNPIELELLGHLQGKSILHLQCHFGQDTISLSRLGAKVTGVDLSDKAIESAREIAKQSNSDAKFICCDLYNLENYLDQQFDIVFTSYGTIMWLPDLDKWGNLISKFLKPNGKFVMVEFHPLVWMFDDDFTKVAYNYFNVAPIVETENGTYADKNASISQSYVTWNHSMSEVVSSLLKNGLTLSDFQEYDYSPYNIFNNSIEVAPKQYRVKHLGEKIPILYSILAEKK; translated from the coding sequence ATGACAACAGACAATAATTACATAGAAATTAATAAGGCCTCTTGGAACAATCGTTTGGATACACATTTGAAATCGGAGTTCTATAATCTTAAAGGGTTTTTGAAAGGTGAAAGCTCATTAAATCCAATCGAATTGGAACTGCTGGGTCATCTTCAAGGGAAGTCTATTTTGCATTTGCAATGTCATTTTGGTCAAGACACGATATCGCTGAGCCGCCTTGGTGCCAAAGTTACGGGCGTGGATTTGTCAGACAAAGCCATTGAAAGCGCTCGGGAAATTGCAAAACAAAGCAACTCCGATGCAAAGTTTATTTGTTGTGATTTGTATAATTTAGAAAATTATTTGGATCAACAATTCGATATTGTATTTACAAGTTATGGTACGATTATGTGGCTTCCAGATTTGGATAAATGGGGAAATCTGATTTCAAAATTTTTAAAACCAAATGGGAAATTTGTGATGGTTGAGTTTCATCCTCTCGTTTGGATGTTTGATGATGATTTTACAAAAGTTGCCTACAATTATTTTAATGTAGCACCGATTGTCGAAACAGAAAACGGAACTTATGCCGACAAAAATGCGAGTATTTCACAATCTTACGTGACTTGGAATCATAGCATGAGCGAAGTGGTCAGCAGCTTGCTAAAAAATGGACTGACACTATCTGACTTTCAAGAATATGATTATTCGCCTTACAATATTTTTAACAACTCAATAGAAGTCGCACCGAAACAATATAGAGTCAAACATCTCGGAGAAAAGATTCCGATTCTGTATTCTATCCTTGCAGAAAAGAAATAA
- a CDS encoding DUF3667 domain-containing protein produces the protein MFTRPGHSVREFINGKRVGYFSFVSLLLIILAMIHFFGEYALVSQADLMPEGGKDAVSGLEEFAKKYPKTLLLLTIPLYSVFSFLWFRKAKLNLTEHFVLNSYKTVVESLMNLLFVLLTIFYSNIYVLTIIFSLINILLLVYAFWFYKQFFSAYHYSKTSLILRSLGVIVSYMLFSILFGLILGFIKSRS, from the coding sequence TTGTTCACACGACCGGGACACAGCGTTCGGGAGTTTATTAATGGTAAAAGGGTAGGCTATTTCAGTTTTGTAAGTTTGCTGCTGATTATTCTGGCAATGATACATTTTTTTGGAGAATATGCTTTGGTAAGTCAAGCCGACCTGATGCCCGAAGGTGGGAAAGATGCTGTGAGCGGACTTGAAGAATTTGCGAAAAAATATCCCAAAACACTTTTGCTTTTAACAATTCCGCTTTATTCGGTTTTTAGTTTTTTATGGTTTCGAAAAGCAAAACTCAATCTCACAGAACATTTTGTTTTAAACTCTTATAAAACCGTTGTCGAATCTTTGATGAATTTGTTGTTTGTGCTGTTGACAATTTTTTATAGCAATATATATGTATTGACGATTATTTTTAGTCTTATCAATATTCTTTTGTTGGTGTATGCATTTTGGTTTTACAAACAATTTTTTTCGGCATATCATTATTCAAAAACCTCATTAATATTGAGAAGTCTTGGTGTTATCGTTTCGTATATGCTTTTTTCAATTCTTTTTGGATTAATACTGGGCTTTATAAAGTCCAGAAGCTAG
- the rplN gene encoding 50S ribosomal protein L14 has translation MLQTESRLKVADNTGAKEVLVIRVLGGTRRRYASVGDKIVVTIKDSTPSGNAKKGQVSKAVVVRTKKAVRRKDGSYIKFEDNACVLLNASGEMRGTRVFGPVARELRDKEYMKVISLAPEVL, from the coding sequence ATGTTACAAACAGAATCAAGATTAAAAGTAGCTGATAATACTGGTGCTAAAGAAGTATTGGTTATCAGAGTTCTGGGAGGTACCAGAAGAAGATATGCATCTGTAGGAGACAAAATCGTAGTGACTATCAAAGATTCTACTCCGTCAGGGAATGCAAAAAAAGGACAAGTTTCTAAAGCAGTCGTAGTAAGAACAAAAAAAGCAGTTCGTAGAAAAGATGGATCTTACATCAAGTTCGAAGATAATGCTTGTGTATTACTTAACGCATCTGGAGAAATGAGAGGAACACGTGTTTTCGGACCAGTTGCTCGTGAGCTTAGAGATAAAGAATATATGAAAGTCATTTCATTAGCTCCTGAAGTACTTTAA
- a CDS encoding low affinity iron permease family protein, with protein MRSKSFFERFANWATFFTGSSNAFLGALLIVLIWVASGPFFHYSDTWQLVINTGTTIVTFLMVFLIQKAQNKDSKALQIKLNELIAASKEASNRMVDIEDLTEKDLDQLHTYFVKLAELAKKESDIHKSHSIDAAVKNHSAKLKNT; from the coding sequence ATGAGATCTAAAAGTTTTTTTGAACGTTTTGCGAATTGGGCGACTTTTTTCACTGGAAGTTCCAATGCTTTTTTGGGCGCTTTACTTATTGTTTTAATTTGGGTGGCTTCTGGCCCTTTCTTCCATTATTCTGATACTTGGCAATTGGTAATTAATACGGGAACGACAATTGTTACTTTTCTTATGGTGTTTCTTATCCAAAAAGCACAGAACAAAGATTCTAAAGCTTTACAAATTAAACTTAATGAATTGATAGCAGCTAGCAAAGAGGCTAGCAATCGTATGGTGGATATAGAAGATCTCACGGAGAAGGATCTGGATCAGCTGCATACTTATTTTGTGAAATTAGCAGAATTAGCAAAGAAAGAATCCGATATTCATAAATCACATTCGATAGATGCAGCTGTGAAAAATCATTCAGCAAAACTTAAAAATACTTAA
- the rpsC gene encoding 30S ribosomal protein S3 — MGQKTNPIGNRLGIIRGWDSNWFGGKNYGDRIAEDYKIRRYLEARLSKGGISRIFIERTLKLVTVTITTARPGLIIGKGGQEVDKLKEELKKLTGKDIQINIFEIKRPELDAVLVADSIAKQIENRISYRRAVKMAIASTMRMGAEGIKVQISGRLNGAEMARSESFKDGRIPLSTFRADIDYHIGEALTQYGKLGVKVWIMKGEVYGKRDLSPLVGQPKKGGPSRGDRDNRRPSRDKK; from the coding sequence ATGGGACAGAAGACAAATCCAATTGGTAACAGATTAGGTATCATCAGAGGATGGGATTCAAACTGGTTTGGTGGAAAAAACTACGGTGACAGAATCGCTGAAGACTACAAAATCAGAAGATACCTTGAAGCAAGATTATCTAAAGGTGGAATTTCAAGAATCTTTATTGAAAGAACGCTTAAATTAGTTACTGTAACTATTACAACAGCAAGACCAGGTCTTATCATCGGTAAAGGAGGTCAAGAAGTTGACAAACTAAAAGAAGAATTGAAGAAGTTGACAGGAAAAGATATCCAAATCAACATCTTCGAAATCAAAAGACCAGAACTAGACGCAGTACTAGTAGCAGACAGCATCGCTAAGCAGATCGAAAACCGTATCTCTTATAGAAGAGCTGTGAAAATGGCAATCGCTTCTACAATGAGAATGGGAGCAGAAGGTATCAAAGTTCAAATCTCTGGTAGATTGAACGGTGCAGAAATGGCAAGATCAGAATCTTTCAAAGACGGAAGAATCCCATTGTCAACTTTCCGTGCAGATATTGACTATCACATCGGAGAAGCACTTACACAATATGGTAAACTAGGTGTAAAAGTGTGGATCATGAAAGGCGAAGTATATGGTAAGAGAGATCTTTCTCCACTAGTGGGACAACCTAAAAAAGGAGGACCATCTAGAGGTGACCGAGATAACAGAAGACCTTCAAGAGATAAAAAATAA
- the rplX gene encoding 50S ribosomal protein L24, translated as MTKLKIKRGDNVIITTGRKEIKGKTGEVIEVIKKEGKDARVIIAGLNIVKKHVKPSAQNPQGGIVEKEASIHISNVMLVDPKTGKATKVGYKVDGDKKVRFAKQSGETL; from the coding sequence ATGACAAAGTTAAAAATCAAAAGAGGAGATAACGTCATCATCACTACTGGAAGAAAAGAAATCAAAGGTAAAACTGGTGAAGTTATTGAAGTGATAAAGAAAGAAGGTAAAGACGCCAGAGTTATAATAGCAGGTCTTAACATCGTGAAAAAACACGTTAAGCCATCTGCACAAAACCCTCAAGGTGGGATTGTTGAAAAAGAAGCATCTATCCACATTTCTAACGTGATGTTAGTTGATCCTAAAACAGGAAAAGCTACTAAAGTTGGTTACAAAGTAGACGGTGACAAGAAAGTAAGATTTGCAAAACAATCTGGTGAAACTTTATAA
- the rpsS gene encoding 30S ribosomal protein S19, which translates to MARSLKKGPFIHHTLEKKVQANIESNKKTVIKTWSRASMISPDMVGQTIAVHNGKTFVPVYVTENMVGHKLGEFSPTRSFRGHGGNKNKGSR; encoded by the coding sequence ATGGCAAGATCACTTAAGAAAGGACCTTTCATTCATCATACATTAGAGAAGAAAGTACAAGCAAACATCGAGTCTAACAAAAAGACTGTAATTAAAACATGGTCTAGAGCATCTATGATTTCTCCAGACATGGTAGGTCAAACCATCGCAGTACACAACGGGAAAACTTTTGTTCCAGTTTACGTTACTGAAAACATGGTAGGACACAAGTTAGGTGAATTTTCTCCGACAAGATCTTTTAGAGGTCACGGTGGTAACAAAAATAAAGGTAGCAGATAA
- the rplD gene encoding 50S ribosomal protein L4, translated as MELVVLNTSGKETGRKVTLDEAIFGIEPNQHAVYLEVKQYLAAQRQGTHKSKERSEITASTRKLKKQKGSGSARYGDIKSPTFKGGGRVFGPKPRDYRFKLNKALKRLAKKSVLSQKMRDNSIKVLEAFNFETPKTKEFINLNNALGFEGKKSLYILAEANKNVYLSSRNLPKTKVMTYNEISSYDLVNAGEIVFLEGAVEKFQENLKK; from the coding sequence ATGGAACTAGTAGTATTAAATACATCAGGAAAGGAAACCGGAAGAAAAGTAACTCTAGACGAAGCAATCTTCGGTATCGAGCCAAATCAGCATGCGGTTTACTTAGAAGTGAAACAATATCTTGCTGCTCAGCGTCAAGGTACTCATAAATCAAAAGAAAGAAGCGAAATTACGGCTTCTACAAGAAAACTTAAAAAGCAAAAAGGTTCAGGATCTGCGAGATATGGTGATATCAAATCGCCAACTTTCAAAGGTGGGGGTAGAGTTTTTGGTCCAAAACCAAGAGATTACCGTTTTAAATTGAACAAAGCGCTTAAGAGATTGGCTAAAAAATCTGTATTGTCTCAAAAAATGAGAGATAACTCTATTAAAGTATTAGAAGCTTTCAACTTCGAAACGCCTAAAACTAAAGAGTTTATCAACTTGAACAATGCATTAGGTTTTGAAGGAAAAAAATCTCTTTACATTTTAGCAGAAGCTAATAAGAATGTGTATCTATCTTCAAGAAACTTACCTAAGACAAAAGTGATGACTTATAACGAGATCAGCTCTTATGACTTAGTTAACGCAGGAGAGATTGTGTTCTTAGAAGGTGCAGTAGAAAAATTTCAAGAAAACTTAAAGAAATAA
- the rplC gene encoding 50S ribosomal protein L3 yields MSGIIGKKVGMTSLFNEEGKNIPCTVIQAGPCSILQVRTIENDGYEAVQLGFDDKSEKNVGKALAGHFKKAGSAPKAKLVEFHNGFADAKVGEEVKVNLFTEGEYVDVTGTSKGKGFQGVVKRHNFGGVMQATHGQHNRLRAPGSIGAGSDPSRVFKGMRMAGRMGGKQVTVQNLQVLKVDEEQNLLVVKGAVPGAKNSYVIIRKWN; encoded by the coding sequence ATGTCAGGTATTATTGGTAAAAAAGTCGGTATGACATCTTTGTTTAACGAAGAAGGAAAAAACATTCCTTGTACAGTTATTCAAGCTGGTCCATGCTCGATTTTACAGGTCAGAACCATTGAGAACGACGGCTACGAGGCTGTGCAGTTAGGTTTCGATGACAAGAGTGAGAAGAACGTTGGAAAAGCGTTAGCTGGTCATTTTAAAAAGGCTGGTTCAGCTCCTAAAGCGAAATTGGTTGAATTCCATAATGGATTCGCTGATGCAAAAGTAGGAGAAGAAGTTAAAGTTAACTTATTTACTGAAGGTGAGTATGTTGATGTAACAGGGACTTCAAAAGGTAAAGGTTTCCAAGGGGTTGTTAAAAGACACAACTTTGGAGGTGTAATGCAGGCGACTCATGGTCAGCACAACAGACTTAGAGCTCCAGGTTCTATCGGTGCGGGATCAGATCCTTCAAGAGTATTCAAGGGGATGAGAATGGCTGGAAGAATGGGAGGCAAGCAGGTGACTGTACAGAACCTTCAAGTGTTAAAAGTAGATGAAGAGCAAAATCTTTTAGTAGTAAAAGGTGCTGTTCCGGGAGCTAAAAATTCTTATGTAATTATCAGAAAATGGAACTAG
- the rplB gene encoding 50S ribosomal protein L2 — MSVRKLKPITPGQRFRVVNNFEEITTNKPEKSLTVGIKKSGGRNQTGKMTMRYTGGGHKKKYRIIDFKRNKFDVEATVKTVEYDPNRTAFIALVEYADGEKRYIIAPNGIKVDQKIISGESVEPNIGNAMKLKNIPLGTVISCIELKPGQGATLARSAGSSAQLTSRDGKYAIIKLPSGESRMILTECFAMIGSVSNSDHQLTVSGKAGRSRWLGRRPRTRAVVMNPVDHPMGGGEGRSSGGHPRSRNGMPAKGYKTRKKNKVSNRYIVSKRK, encoded by the coding sequence ATGTCTGTTAGAAAATTAAAACCTATCACCCCGGGACAGAGATTCAGAGTTGTTAACAATTTTGAGGAAATTACTACCAACAAACCAGAGAAATCTCTAACAGTTGGTATTAAAAAGTCAGGTGGACGTAACCAAACTGGTAAAATGACCATGCGTTACACCGGCGGTGGACACAAAAAGAAATACAGAATTATCGACTTCAAAAGAAACAAATTCGATGTTGAAGCTACGGTAAAAACTGTAGAGTATGATCCGAACAGAACTGCTTTCATCGCATTAGTTGAATACGCAGACGGAGAGAAAAGATATATTATCGCTCCAAACGGAATTAAAGTTGATCAAAAAATCATTTCAGGAGAAAGCGTAGAACCGAACATCGGTAACGCAATGAAATTGAAAAACATTCCATTAGGTACAGTTATTTCTTGTATCGAATTGAAACCAGGTCAAGGTGCTACATTAGCTCGTTCTGCTGGATCTTCAGCTCAGTTAACATCAAGAGATGGTAAGTATGCAATCATCAAATTGCCTTCAGGAGAATCTAGAATGATCCTTACTGAATGTTTCGCAATGATTGGATCTGTATCTAACTCAGATCACCAACTTACTGTATCTGGTAAAGCTGGTAGAAGCAGATGGTTAGGTAGAAGACCAAGAACAAGAGCGGTTGTTATGAACCCTGTTGATCACCCAATGGGTGGTGGTGAAGGACGTTCTTCAGGAGGTCACCCAAGATCTAGAAACGGTATGCCAGCTAAAGGTTACAAAACTAGAAAGAAAAACAAAGTGTCTAACCGTTACATCGTATCTAAAAGAAAATAA
- the rplV gene encoding 50S ribosomal protein L22, protein MGKRKQDSALARKAANQDVVKASLNDCPSSPRKMRLVADIIRGENVDKALYILKFSKKEASNKLEKLLLSAMANWQAKNEGADIEEANLIVKEIFVDSARQLKRLRPAPQGRGYRIRKRSNHVTLILGNKEN, encoded by the coding sequence ATGGGAAAAAGAAAGCAAGATAGCGCATTAGCAAGAAAAGCAGCTAACCAAGATGTGGTAAAAGCTAGTTTGAACGACTGTCCTTCTTCTCCAAGAAAAATGAGATTAGTTGCTGATATCATCAGAGGAGAGAATGTTGACAAAGCTCTTTATATCCTTAAATTCTCAAAGAAAGAAGCTTCTAACAAATTAGAAAAGTTACTTCTTTCAGCTATGGCCAACTGGCAAGCGAAAAACGAAGGTGCTGATATCGAAGAAGCTAACCTTATCGTGAAAGAAATATTTGTGGATAGTGCAAGACAATTAAAGAGACTAAGACCGGCACCGCAAGGTAGAGGTTACAGAATCAGAAAAAGATCTAACCACGTTACATTAATCTTAGGTAATAAAGAAAACTAA
- the rplP gene encoding 50S ribosomal protein L16, which yields MLQPRRTKFRKVHKMKMKGIAQRGSQLAYGTFGIKATEGAWITARQIEAARIAATRYMKREGQLWIKIFPDKPITKKPAEVRMGKGKGAVEYWVAVVKPGKIMFEVGGVPYDVAKEALRLAAQKLPVVTKFVVANDFVKPL from the coding sequence ATGTTACAACCAAGAAGAACCAAATTCCGTAAAGTTCATAAAATGAAAATGAAGGGGATTGCCCAAAGAGGTAGTCAACTTGCATACGGAACGTTCGGGATCAAAGCTACAGAAGGCGCTTGGATCACTGCAAGACAAATCGAAGCTGCACGTATCGCTGCAACAAGATATATGAAAAGAGAAGGTCAACTATGGATCAAAATTTTCCCAGATAAGCCAATTACTAAAAAACCAGCGGAAGTACGTATGGGTAAAGGTAAGGGTGCTGTGGAATATTGGGTAGCTGTAGTTAAACCTGGTAAAATTATGTTCGAAGTAGGTGGTGTACCTTACGACGTAGCAAAAGAAGCCTTGAGATTAGCAGCTCAAAAACTACCAGTAGTTACCAAATTTGTAGTTGCTAACGATTTTGTTAAACCTCTTTAA
- the rpmC gene encoding 50S ribosomal protein L29: protein MKKADIKNLSVEDLNNQLAEAKANLNKLTLAHKISPIENPIQIRDLRKTIARLNTELTNKQ from the coding sequence ATGAAAAAAGCTGACATCAAAAACTTAAGCGTTGAGGATTTGAATAATCAACTAGCTGAAGCTAAAGCTAACCTTAACAAATTAACTTTAGCACATAAAATCAGTCCGATTGAAAATCCAATTCAGATCAGAGATTTAAGAAAAACAATCGCTAGACTTAATACTGAGTTAACTAACAAACAATAA
- a CDS encoding nucleoid-associated protein, with the protein MFSKIVVHKVGNKINGDALILSQDELDLHEDMKELLGTIFLSAFKSEEQFHFYSDSYLVNNPVYSSVTEIFEDKNKFLWESENIAKHLYEAAENPRIMNGELFIVYFDAEENPEGGKIDKIGIFKTEKKEAFLKIQQKNENFEIEKDFGIGLSKIDKAALIYNNDKESGYILSVVDNNKNGDMYYWFEDFLKVKQRDNDYFHTQETLSVYKDYITTQLPQEFEVSKADQADFLNKSINFFKEKEEFKYDDFVNEVLVDEHVIESFSNFKTDYENDMQMSISEDFPISTAAVKKQQRHFKSVIKLDKNFHIYIHGDRQKIEQDQDEKGRFYRLYYDAEN; encoded by the coding sequence ATGTTCTCAAAAATAGTTGTACACAAAGTCGGTAACAAAATCAATGGTGATGCGTTAATTCTTTCTCAGGACGAGTTGGATCTTCACGAAGACATGAAGGAATTGCTCGGAACTATTTTCCTCAGCGCTTTCAAGTCGGAAGAGCAGTTTCATTTTTACAGCGATTCTTATTTGGTGAACAATCCTGTGTACAGCTCTGTTACAGAGATTTTTGAAGACAAAAACAAATTCCTCTGGGAGTCCGAAAATATTGCAAAACACCTTTATGAAGCTGCAGAAAATCCGCGTATTATGAACGGTGAATTGTTCATAGTTTATTTCGATGCAGAAGAAAATCCTGAAGGTGGAAAGATTGACAAAATAGGAATCTTCAAAACAGAAAAGAAAGAAGCTTTCCTAAAAATCCAACAAAAAAACGAGAATTTTGAAATCGAAAAAGACTTCGGAATCGGGCTTTCAAAAATTGATAAAGCCGCTTTAATTTATAATAACGATAAAGAATCTGGCTACATCTTGTCCGTTGTGGACAACAACAAAAATGGCGACATGTATTATTGGTTCGAAGATTTTTTAAAAGTAAAGCAACGCGACAACGACTATTTTCACACCCAAGAAACTTTGTCGGTTTACAAAGATTACATTACGACACAATTGCCACAGGAATTCGAGGTTTCCAAAGCAGATCAAGCGGATTTCTTGAACAAATCCATCAATTTTTTTAAAGAAAAAGAAGAATTCAAATACGATGATTTTGTCAACGAAGTTTTGGTTGACGAGCATGTTATAGAAAGTTTTTCCAACTTCAAAACCGATTACGAAAACGATATGCAGATGAGCATTTCTGAGGATTTCCCAATAAGCACAGCAGCGGTTAAAAAACAGCAAAGACACTTCAAATCTGTTATTAAATTAGATAAAAATTTCCACATCTATATCCACGGCGATCGTCAAAAAATTGAGCAAGACCAAGATGAGAAAGGTCGTTTCTACAGACTTTATTACGATGCAGAAAACTAA